The proteins below come from a single Hyperolius riggenbachi isolate aHypRig1 chromosome 8, aHypRig1.pri, whole genome shotgun sequence genomic window:
- the FKRP gene encoding ribitol 5-phosphate transferase FKRP: MRCPLCHVLIAATLLCNVLLLYYTWHLNSRPAGRQSPSPTLSPGITVIVREFRTFEHGLADLNHSFLRARPNLRILIASEALPYPPVPGLNILRIHPSPEQPVSAFRLESQIHTRLVALVPDGTSLNPPDLLDKMARALRDAPSAVRIVAAGAGPVLQCLHLNVSLRTWTAEYTVVSAGETCGAVSGSAVLLMRSRDLFDLPFPLARPVQSTIFIQAALRGWGVKVLKEATFPRTPLPATDHGKWKAEQADRAEEAATMRALNIRLVRGLEGGDRWYGCSKETQRCFGTVVGETPEYLYEGRWTPPCCLRALRITLLHVVKVLEASNVRYWLEGGSLLGAARHKDLIPWDYDVDIGIYLEDITLCPELRGAQGGSLVDSDGFVWERAVEGDFFRVQYSQTNHLHVDLWPFYPRDGVMTRDSWTGHPQDIEFSESFLQPLQTLPFAGAVVQAPNNHVELLKLKFGDRAIEEPQYPNPALLKMNRR; this comes from the coding sequence ATGCGGTGCCCGTTGTGTCATGTGTTGATTGCTGCCACACTGCTCTGCAACGTTCTGCTGCTCTACTATACATGGCACTTGAACTCCCGCCCAGCAGGACGTCAGAGCCCGTCTCCTACACTGTCCCCCGGAATCACCGTCATCGTTCGTGAGTTCCGCACCTTTGAACATGGCTTGGCAGACCTCAACCACTCCTTCCTGCGTGCCCGCCCTAATCTCCGCATCCTCATTGCATCAGAGGCTCTTCCATACCCACCGGTGCCGGGGTTAAACATCCTGCGAATCCACCCCTCCCCAGAGCAGCCTGTTTCTGCTTTCCGTCTTGAGTCTCAGATTCACACCCGATTGGTAGCCTTGGTGCCAGATGGGACATCACTGAACCCTCCTGACCTCCTAGATAAAATGGCACGGGCTCTGCGCGATGCCCCCTCCGCGGTACGAATTGTAGCAGCCGGTGCTGGACCTGTACTGCAGTGTCTACACCTAAATGTATCACTGCGGACATGGACGGCAGAATACACAGTGGTAAGTGCTGGTGAGACCTGTGGAGCAGTCAGTGGATCAGCTGTGCTTCTGATGAGATCCCGCGACTTGTTTGACTTGCCGTTTCCACTGGCTCGCCCAGTGCAGTCAACAATTTTTATACAAGCTGCTTTGCGGGGGTGGGGAGTGAAGGTCCTGAAGGAGGCCACGTTTCCTCGCACTCCTCTGCCTGCCACGGACCACGGGAAATGGAAAGCTGAGCAGGCCGATCGAGCTGAAGAGGCTGCTACCATGCGAGCTTTGAACATACGATTGGTACGGGGGCTGGAGGGAGGGGATCGCTGGTATGGGTGCTCTAAAGAGACACAACGCTGTTTTGGAACCGTGGTTGGGGAGACCCCGGAGTACCTGTATGAGGGTCGATGGACTCCGCCCTGCTGTCTGCGGGCTTTGAGGATCACCCTGTTGCATGTCGTCAAGGTTCTCGAGGCAAGCAATGTTCGATACTGGCTGGAAGGGGGCAGCTTGCTTGGGGCTGCACGTCACAAAGACCTCATTCCATGGGACTATGATGTGGACATCGGCATCTACCTGGAAGACATTACGTTGTGCCCAGAGCTTCGTGGGGCACAAGGTGGCTCGCTGGTGGATTCTGATGGTTTTGTGTGGGAGAGGGCAGTGGAGGGGGACTTCTTCAGGGTCCAGTACAGTCAAACCAACCACTTGCATGTGGACCTCTGGCCTTTCTATCCTCGGGATGGAGTGATGACCCGAGACTCGTGGACAGGGCACCCACAGGATATAGAATTCTCTGAGAGTTTCCTGCAGCCCCTTCAGACTTTGCCTTTCGCAGGGGCTGTGGTACAGGCCCCAAATAATCATGTGGAGCTACTAAAATTGAAATTTGGAGACAGAGCCATTGAGGAGCCCCAGTATCCCAACCCGGCTTTGCTCAAGATGAACAGGAGGTGA